The genomic region TATAGACCCAAAATAAGAGCCATTTGAGTTCCTGATAACAGGACACAAacattttcaatattataacTAAATGGGGTATATGAGATTGCTTACTGTAGTTAATAGTTTAGTTATTTGTACTGGAGAATTCTTTTAGGTACGATGACTAATGCTGGGATATGAGACTCAGGCACATCCATGGTGCAAGTGGTGTCTATCACCATCGTACTGCCATGGGCGTAACATCAAGTACCTCTGAAACTATAGTGGCCATAAATCATTAACCAgagaaaattctaaaatccTAAGAAAGGGTTGCACACTTAACAGTTGACCTACATTGGCTTTAAGTGTCATTTCAATATTGTTTTCCACAAAgcacataaataaataatcttgCCAGCAGAATTATCTTGAAATGAGTTCAGAATCATCTTACATCATTGGATCACAATAACCATCATCTGCATTTTCCTTCTCATTAGCTTCAGCTTCCAGTTCTTCCATCAACTATGTGCCACACAAACCGACACATAAATCAACCAACTACTATATACATCCGAAGAAGTAACTTGCagcataatataaaattcactAACCTGATGTTGAGCTAGGGCCTCAACTTGCTGTCGATATGCTTCAGTTGCAAAATCAGCATCCCAAGCTGATATTGGTAGACAAACACAAAGCACAAACTTGCTCAATAATgagtaatattaatatattctaCCACTTACAACACACTGCATATACACAAGCAGTTGATTGGATGAAGATTATCCATGTCATAAATTATAACTGCAATTGGTTAACAtgttttagtaatttataatatcatatgcatgataacgacatatatatatcaagTATTGAATGAATGCCATGGATTCAGGGCAAATAAATCAAGGAAAATGTTGACACCTCTTATCTTACTGACCATGTTCTGCAATTGGGAAAAATAAGTTAATGGTTAACCATGTTTACATGATTAAACATCACCTCACAAAAAAGTGCAGAGATATAGTAATATGTAGTTCGTtatataaggaaaaagaaaaatccataATACTTGCTTACTTTCATATATCAATGGttcctcatcatcatcaatctCAGCCTCCATCTCCTCTTTGTATTTCTCAATTCGATCAAGTTCCCATTCTGCCTCCTCAAACCTAACTTCACATTCCATGGCTGCTTTGTCAATAATTGGGTCCCACAATTCCAAAAAACGTATAGCATATCTGTCAATAGGACGCAGCTGATTCTCAAGTGTTGAGATAGCTTGTCCACcagctgctgctgctgcagcCATTTGTTTAACATCAGCAAGCATGTCAACATCATCTCCTTTGGCAGCAAAAGTTAGAGTTCTTTCATCAGTGGAATCCTTTGCGTTCAAGTCTGTACCACtatctttattttgaattgTCATCTCTAGATCTGTAGGCTCATCAGCCTTCAAATCATCATCATTAACAAGTTCATCATCTTCCAATTTCCCAATGGCCTCAGTAAATTCTTGGTTGTCCACAGCTTCTTCCTGTTCAACTTTCTTCAATGCCATATAATCTGCTTCATCTTCTGCATATTTCAAAGCAGCCTCCACATCTGCATTAGACAAAGAATCCTCATTTCCATGGCTTAGAATTTTTTCCTTCTGTGCATTTTTAGCTGGAAGAGCTTTATGACCAGAGAATAATTCCATAGGATCAAGCTTCTTGAAAAACTCGGTGTTGTAGCCTCCACTCTGTATTACCAGATCATCAAGAGCACGCTTCTGATTAGCTTTCTTTAAGATGTTTTCTTCGATAGTGCTCTCACTAATTAACCTGTAGATATGAACTTCACGTGTCTGCCCTATCCGGTGGCAGCGATCTTGAGCTTGTTGATCCATTGCAGGGTTCCAATCACTATCATAAAAGATAACTGTATCGGCTCCAAAAAGATTTATGCCAACTCCGCCACTACGGGTTGacaaaataaagagaaagatCTTAGGATTTGTGTTAAATCGCTGCATTAATGTTTGCCTCTGTTCTGGTTGAGTAGACCCATCTAAACGCATGTAAGTGTAACCATACAAGTTTATGAAAGCCTCCAATATATCAAGCATTTTTGTCATCTGTGTGAATATCAATGCTCGGTGACCTTCTGATTTCAGTCTCCTTAGCAGAACTGCAAGTTTCTGCAATTTACCACAGTCAAACTGTATTAGCCGTCTGTCTGGGAAATACACTTGCCTCCTGATAATTGCAGGTCtaataggtgaaagaagaggTAATAACAATTCAGAGCACTTCTCTTTATAAGTCGGATGCAGAAACACAGAGCTCCCTGTTTTACTGCACCAACATGTAGGTACTGGAGCACGTGCTGCAGGTATAGCAAACATAAACGACTCAACAAGATCAGTCATCCTGTGGAACCGTTCAACTGGTGAAAGAATAACATCAGCAAGCTTGGATGAGTACAAATAAGAGACCCGATCAACCTTTTGGCAATAAATATCATCAACAGGATTCTTTATGGTGAGAAGTTCTTGCAAGTTTGTAGAATATATGGGTTTTTTCCGGCACCTCAAGGAATTCCACCATGCAATAGATGCTGCCCGCTCCCTTGCTTCTCTTAGTCTCTCCTCAAACAATGCCTTTCTAATCTcttcaaaaatatttgttcCAGGTAACCTTTTCCGTTGTTTAGATTGAGGACCAATTTCTTCAATGCTATCAATGTTAGCACGCTCTTCGATTAATCTTGAAGGAGTTGCAATAGCATTTATTTCATCACACTCCCATGAAGTCATGTTAAAATCAAGATGTGTAAACAAAAGCCCCAAGCCACTAAGGTCTACAGATGAAAATGGGCCAGGTGAAAGCATTGAACATACAGAAGAATTCAGCTGGAAGTCTATACCAATCATATCAAAGGAGCTAATAATCGGACGGCCCTCAAATAAGTCAGGATGATTACAAACCTTACGAAGTTGCATTATAATGCTAATCATTCCAAAAAAGCTAGCACTGGCAAGGGTAGCCTGCGTCTCTGAGCTAGCAATGAAGTCCTCGTACAAGTTACGCTGCCTCTTTGAAAGTCTACAGTATATGACATGCTCGTGTTTCATAGGAAGTTGCTTTTCCACATCCCTTTTCAATCGACGAAGTATAAATGGACGAAGAACATTATGCAGACGATCAACAACTTCTTTGTTCACTCTTTCTTGTCCCTCCACCATACCTGATATTGGATTACTGAACCATTCCTTGAACTCCTGATGAGACTGAAAGATGTGGGGCATCAAGAAATGCATCAAAGACCAGAGTTCCATGAGATCATTCTGCAAAGGAGTACCGGTTAATAAGATTCGCCTTTTCGAATTGAAGTTTAAAAGAGTTTGCCATCTCTGGGACTTCCAATTTTTTATCAGATGAGCTTCATCCAAAATCAAGTACTTCCACTTCTTCCTCTTGAAAACTTTTGAATCCTGTATAACCAGCCTATAAGTTGTAATGCACACATGGAAGGAGTTTGGTTTCAGCCAACCTTGCCTCTTCAGTTTACGCTCTTTTGCACTGCCAAAGTAAGTAAGAATCTTAAAAGCAGGACACCATTTGAGAAATTCTGTTTCCCAGTTAAGCATGACACTTGTTGGAACCACAATTAGATGGGGCCCCCATATTCCCTTCTCACATGCCAGGTGTGCAAGTAAAGCAATAGTCATTATTGTCTTTCCAAGTCCCATTTCATCAGCTAGAATCCCATTTAACCTTTTCTCATACATAGTGACAAGCCAATCAAGGCCAATATGTTGATACTCACGAAGAGGGTACTTGATAAGAAAAGGGAACTTCGTGCGCACTTTGGTTGTTGAGAACGTATTACCCGTAGGCTGCGCAGATcttgcagcagcagcagcatcaGCAATCCTATTCTCACTCTCATTTCCTTCTTCTGCaattttctcatttctttcttgttCATTTACAGAATGATCTAAAACTGGTAAGGATTTACCAGGTTCGACATTTTCATCCATAGATACATCCTGCTGCCTCAGCTCAACATCTTGTTTGTCTGGAGAGTCCAATAAGTTGTCTGATAAAGCAGATGTATATTCAGATTCATCCTCGGATACTTCATTGTTGAACTCCTAATAAATAGACATGCAAAATACAACAAAAACCAAAGTTACAACTTGAGCCAGATGAGTTACAAGAAGAAGCATTCCTATACCTACCTCGTTATACCTGGCAAGCAATTCTATTAGAGGCATTTCACTCTCCTTTTGTAGCAGTAAAATCTGTGAATTAGCAGAGATTTACTCAGCAATACTGATATGCAAGGCTGTAATTTAATTGGCAAGACAAGTAGGAGTCCAATAGTTTAACAAAAACCATCGAATCCAAAATGCATGGCAAATGGATGCAGAGAAACGTAATCTATCAAACATGCTCTATACCTCATTTTTGGGATTAGTTGGATCATCTTTTTCCAGTTCTTCCTCCTCTGACAAGGTTGTCTCGTCATCCTAAGCAAaatcacatattttattaactgaACTCCAAGAGAACTACACATTCCAAAATGAGGcgaaataaggaaaaaaatcacaTAATTACCACACCAAATCAAGACATAAGGCAAAACAATTAGTGACCACGTGCCAGAATCAATGATTGTgcatcaataatataattgcAAATTCGTTATTGTGGTTGAAATAATCATTTTAAGAACTATTGCAAATTCATTATTGTGGttaaaataatcatttcaagaattatctatatattttttcgccattttttgctttttgtttTACAATTTACATCAATAAtactatttttctaaattaaacagtattttttttattatgtgaaTGATAACGATTTTGatcattaataattattatatcttttattatatgagtaatgatttaatatttattgtattcttttactatataataaaaattacgaGTCCAATTATTAAGATTCACGTACATCGCACTTGGAtaagaaaactaaataaatgTTCTACCAATAATATATTGTATAcgtaattaaaaattaaaatatttgctaAATAGgtatgatttaatttattaaagtatGTTACCTTtagatgaaaaaataattttatataaaattaaaaaagaaaattaacaagAGTgagatgaataaaataaaagaaaattttgttcttaaaagaaatatttccCGGACAATAACACtcaaatacttttaatttaacttttgttaggatacaaaattaaaattaaattagataatcCTATACTTATAATCCcttataaactaataaaaaatttcaagagATAAACATTAGATGTCACACATATTAAGCagtaaatattatttgaacTCTGAAAACTATGAcaaacttatttattattagctttaaaaaagaaaaaatatttttattaataataaatggatttttctatttataaaaataacataaaatttaaataagtagATTataacttgaaaaaaaaaaaactcactTTAATATTAGAAGTACTTATGATTCTGAATTTGACAAGTTTTTATCTTAGTCAATTAGTTAgcaagtttataaatataatacatgggtcaatctatttaaaaagaaGAGTGAAATTTAGATCAATATTGCTGTCTAAAGAATATGCTAagcttttttatgcttttagaTTTTAACAATAATTACAGTTTATTTTATCAGCAATAACGAATTTTAGttactaaattatattatatatatataattgaaaagacgaataaataaatttactaaaaaaaccttgcatattattttattataattgattaaatcataatttatcaattaaattaattgatagttaatgtttataattatttgttatttactaatttatattagttaaaCTATTTGTCGAATAAAGAAcctttaaactaaaattttaacttataggtgattttattaaattaattaacaaaaaggataataataaataattaaaatttgataaaatatagtaatttttctctaagaaattagataaaaactctattaaataaatattttatgagattagtaatttatatttaaatagaatttataattaacaaatagtTAGAGGTATTATAAATAGCTAcaatattaattcttattttcttaattattttattttttatcaaataaatgattaaagaGTCCAAATATTAAATTCCCGTGCAACGCATGTGGAAGAAAAActagtattaataaaatcagcACATAGACCATAATGTCActcgaaaaataatttatggaTCTATTACTTGGAAAACAAAAGATTCTATGGCAATAAGTAAACCCATAGGAAATATAAAGTGACTTTTATTCACATCATTTTCCATTCGCAATCATACATAAATGCAACAATCTTCATTTGGCTGGTAACGCTTAGGATAAACCATGttcacttttctttatttaaatgtTCAGgcatttttatctaaatttgtTTCACGACGACTCTAAAACAGAGGACATGGCCAAAGTGCTCATGAAAGAGGTCATCATATACGTAGAAGTAGCAGCTATCCATAGACATCAATTATTGGCTTCTAAAAGAACAAAGCACATCTAATGCACAAATATGCAAGTATTTGACTAATTGTTATAGTATATCTAGCGAATTTTGACAATTCTTAATGCATCATATTTTCATAGATTACTCTCGTAATACAAATGCCTGAAAGAGGTCTAAGCAAGTTCAAATCCTCCATTTTATAACCCCAATTTTCCATGTCAATTCAGGTTGACACAACTGACACCGACAGTCCGGAGCATTCCATGTcctaatcttcaatcttttcAAGATTTAATGTCAAAAAACAAAGCCAAAAACCAAAGGAGAGTGATTTTTAATAGCTTAGAATCTAGGACAATAACTTGAGCAATCCTAAAGATGTTTCAAATGGATGAACCACAAAAGATCtcaaccaaaaagaaaaactagacATAGTTAAAACAAGGTGGGGTGAATATTTGTCAAAGCAAAAGCAGTATATTCCTATTaagcttaattgaaaaatagcgATTCAGATTAcctaagaagaagaagaagaagaagaagaaaactaaGCATGAGGAAAGAGGAAGCTATAATATTACATACCTTTTCTTCACCATTAACAAGAACAAAATCTCCATCTTCCTGCATCATATGAGACACAATGAAGGagcaaatataaataaatattactgaATCCTTTTAATGTAACACTAATAAAAATCAGAgggtatatatttgaaaataattgagAATAAAATGTCTGTAACATGTGGAGGAAggctaaaaaaaataaaccataCTACAAAACATATTCAGGAAACAGAAAGGAGGAATCAGTTCAATAACCAAGTTTGCAAGATGCACAAAGAAAAACAGATGGAAAACTGTTACACATATCTGAGAGCAAAATTTACagaggaaaaacaaaaagatgcACAGATCATGATAGTGCAGACTGTAACTGAATAAACAGGATTCTTTAATCACTGAATAAACCTCATAAGAATAGTTTAAAAATGAACTGATATAAACGAGCAGGACATCTGAGAGATAgaatttacttatatttttttagtaagctataatcattatattcatgtaaaacatatttatctgctgataaaaaaaatgtcaattatcaaaagaaaaagaggatgCCTACCATCACCTTTGGAAGAGAAGTATAGTCACTTCCATTTACACCTCTTTAATGGTGTTTCCACATTTCACAAGCCCACCAATTTTCCTCTCTAAATCATCCAAAACAAAATGGCCATCAAATTGGCACATTAAACTTCTTTTTGCTTAGATCTACAATCAGAACACCTCCGACATAGAGAATTCTTACCTAATGTCACTAAAAATGAAGCAGCAGGTAATTAACCAACATTCTCTGCCTTTTAACAAGGAAAGCTCATATTTACCATACATTTGCTCACGGTCAACTTGTCAATCGTCAAACTTGTTTCCAGCAAAGTACCTAATTTTATGTACTATACTTCAATTCTATGCTTCTCCAAATAGGCATGGAAACAAAACATGGTCCAACTCCAAAATCCACATTCAAACAAATTTTGGTAGATCATGTTTTAGAAGATAGTAGGCTACATTatctctttaaatttaaatctagGCCATAAAAATTGCCAAAATTTTAAAGGTATACCTGAAATCTAAGACAGCTTTAAGCATTCTGGAAAAGTTTCTCTAGAAtccatatattttcttaatagcTTTAGACCTTCTCAGGCATATAAAACAACCTATTGAGCACCAAGTACACCCAAAATCAAGCTAACTGCTCCCCTGATATTATAATTACTCAGAACagtaaaataacaaaaaaattaaccGTGCACAACCATGATACTGACACCAAGGCTCCTTACCTTTAGTTACATAATACAAATGTATGTGAGCAAGCATGAACATGTGGTTTTGTTGTTTGATCCTAGAAAATTACTTATCCAATTATCGTCATCAACTCAGTCAAAGAATAAGAGTGGAACAAGAACTTGAAGTTACATGTTGCAAAAATGAAATCAGTGTTCTAAAAGCTACTTTAATTAGGTTTGATAGGTACATTATGTAATGATTCTCCATCTAAAGCATGCAGGTTGGACCAAGTCTTCCATGTAAATGCCATAACTCAAAAAATGAAAGTTTAAATTAGACGAAGAAGCATTGAGTTGGTCAAAGTGCATGTTTGTGTATTGTTATCATGGAGACATggcaattaaatttcttatacaCATAGCAACCTAGAAAGCaaacaataaaacatgaaagtaAT from Ricinus communis isolate WT05 ecotype wild-type chromosome 9, ASM1957865v1, whole genome shotgun sequence harbors:
- the LOC8282163 gene encoding protein PHOTOPERIOD-INDEPENDENT EARLY FLOWERING 1 isoform X1, with amino-acid sequence MDFNSKEGVHRKRKKALEAPKELRRPKTHWDHVLEEMVWLSKDFESERKWKLAQAKKVALRASKGMLDQATREERKLKEEEQRMRKVALNISKDVKKFWIKIEKLVLYKHQMELDEKKKKALDKQLEFLLGQTERYSTMLAENLGDKSLLQHSILDQPSISYEKGHKCDTKEPAELVDAIPDPQLDTADNDDDYDVQSDESEDDERTIDQDEALITEEERREELAALHNEIDIPLVELLKRYAALKVSRENTPERGENGADLSVEEGGPAESKENSISADSDTEMSSSPVDTGRRCGKVNGALLMKDNCLLETEMGESKNQPDTSLDPAKEHALFDFNEEQEDGDFVLVNGEEKDDETTLSEEEELEKDDPTNPKNEILLLQKESEMPLIELLARYNEEFNNEVSEDESEYTSALSDNLLDSPDKQDVELRQQDVSMDENVEPGKSLPVLDHSVNEQERNEKIAEEGNESENRIADAAAAARSAQPTGNTFSTTKVRTKFPFLIKYPLREYQHIGLDWLVTMYEKRLNGILADEMGLGKTIMTIALLAHLACEKGIWGPHLIVVPTSVMLNWETEFLKWCPAFKILTYFGSAKERKLKRQGWLKPNSFHVCITTYRLVIQDSKVFKRKKWKYLILDEAHLIKNWKSQRWQTLLNFNSKRRILLTGTPLQNDLMELWSLMHFLMPHIFQSHQEFKEWFSNPISGMVEGQERVNKEVVDRLHNVLRPFILRRLKRDVEKQLPMKHEHVIYCRLSKRQRNLYEDFIASSETQATLASASFFGMISIIMQLRKVCNHPDLFEGRPIISSFDMIGIDFQLNSSVCSMLSPGPFSSVDLSGLGLLFTHLDFNMTSWECDEINAIATPSRLIEERANIDSIEEIGPQSKQRKRLPGTNIFEEIRKALFEERLREARERAASIAWWNSLRCRKKPIYSTNLQELLTIKNPVDDIYCQKVDRVSYLYSSKLADVILSPVERFHRMTDLVESFMFAIPAARAPVPTCWCSKTGSSVFLHPTYKEKCSELLLPLLSPIRPAIIRRQVYFPDRRLIQFDCGKLQKLAVLLRRLKSEGHRALIFTQMTKMLDILEAFINLYGYTYMRLDGSTQPEQRQTLMQRFNTNPKIFLFILSTRSGGVGINLFGADTVIFYDSDWNPAMDQQAQDRCHRIGQTREVHIYRLISESTIEENILKKANQKRALDDLVIQSGGYNTEFFKKLDPMELFSGHKALPAKNAQKEKILSHGNEDSLSNADVEAALKYAEDEADYMALKKVEQEEAVDNQEFTEAIGKLEDDELVNDDDLKADEPTDLEMTIQNKDSGTDLNAKDSTDERTLTFAAKGDDVDMLADVKQMAAAAAAGGQAISTLENQLRPIDRYAIRFLELWDPIIDKAAMECEVRFEEAEWELDRIEKYKEEMEAEIDDDEEPLIYETWDADFATEAYRQQVEALAQHQLMEELEAEANEKENADDGYCDPMIRIDMPSNPKPKSKKKPKKAKFKSLKKGSLTSELKHVKEEPSVESMSIEDDASYHEEVSAVQRKRRRVETLDIELGKSSKKKSNKLKKAPETCLSDLDSNLSGKQQDDSMESKPCENMVADIEQKPAGRSKMGGRISITAMPVKRVLMIRPEKLKKGNVWSRDCVPPPDSWLPQEDAILCAVVHEYGPHWSLVSETLYGMTAGGFYRGRYRHPVHCCERFRELIQRYVLSTPENPINEKACNTGSGKALLKVTEDNIQKLLNFATEQPDHELLLQKHFTALLSSVWRMTSRTDRQPHFSSSRNGLYFGGRLFSSFNQISLNSMKEPAKRMRITNLSESSRLLASALHEANSRPMDDTVSILNRMENVPSTSEQLEITLEFEKEETDSLVPLPPVINLSIPLSDSQRFITKDVGEENRIKASMNVAESRFRDAARACDEGGLGWASSAFPANDIKLRPGPKPQSLGKHKPSLPDTVKPPRSKLKRTSEHGEIHQHLLAEPVFQSPHAVSPRDPNLKFDLTPAVLQDGWTNDTYGYSISCFDNELSLEIGSLEAVPHNYVPDLISGLDDCSLLPEFTDIG
- the LOC8282163 gene encoding protein PHOTOPERIOD-INDEPENDENT EARLY FLOWERING 1 isoform X2, with the translated sequence MDFNSKEGVHRKRKKALEAPKELRRPKTHWDHVLEEMVWLSKDFESERKWKLAQAKKVALRASKGMLDQATREERKLKEEEQRMRKVALNISKDVKKFWIKIEKLVLYKHQMELDEKKKKALDKQLEFLLGQTERYSTMLAENLGDKSLLQHSILDQPSISYEKGHKCDTKEPAELVDAIPDPQLDTADNDDDYDVQSDESEDDERTIDQDEALITEEERREELAALHNEIDIPLVELLKRYAALKVSRENTPERGENGADLSVEEGGPAESKENSISADSDTEMSSSPVDTGRRCGKVNGALLMKDNCLLETEMGESKNQPDTSLDPAKEHALFDFNEEQEDGDFVLVNGEEKDDETTLSEEEELEKDDPTNPKNEILLLQKESEMPLIELLARYNEEFNNEVSEDESEYTSALSDNLLDSPDKQDVELRQQDVSMDENVEPGKSLPVLDHSVNEQERNEKIAEEGNESENRIADAAAAARSAQPTGNTFSTTKVRTKFPFLIKYPLREYQHIGLDWLVTMYEKRLNGILADEMGLGKTIMTIALLAHLACEKGIWGPHLIVVPTSVMLNWETEFLKWCPAFKILTYFGSAKERKLKRQGWLKPNSFHVCITTYRLVIQDSKVFKRKKWKYLILDEAHLIKNWKSQRWQTLLNFNSKRRILLTGTPLQNDLMELWSLMHFLMPHIFQSHQEFKEWFSNPISGMVEGQERVNKEVVDRLHNVLRPFILRRLKRDVEKQLPMKHEHVIYCRLSKRQRNLYEDFIASSETQATLASASFFGMISIIMQLRKVCNHPDLFEGRPIISSFDMIGIDFQLNSSVCSMLSPGPFSSVDLSGLGLLFTHLDFNMTSWECDEINAIATPSRLIEERANIDSIEEIGPQSKQRKRLPGTNIFEEIRKALFEERLREARERAASIAWWNSLRCRKKPIYSTNLQELLTIKNPVDDIYCQKVDRVSYLYSSKLADVILSPVERFHRMTDLVESFMFAIPAARAPVPTCWCSKTGSSVFLHPTYKEKCSELLLPLLSPIRPAIIRRQVYFPDRRLIQFDCGKLQKLAVLLRRLKSEGHRALIFTQMTKMLDILEAFINLYGYTYMRLDGSTQPEQRQTLMQRFNTNPKIFLFILSTRSGGVGINLFGADTVIFYDSDWNPAMDQQAQDRCHRIGQTREVHIYRLISESTIEENILKKANQKRALDDLVIQSGGYNTEFFKKLDPMELFSGHKALPAKNAQKEKILSHGNEDSLSNADVEAALKYAEDEADYMALKKVEQEEAVDNQEFTEAIGKLEDDELVNDDDLKADEPTDLEMTIQNKDSGTDLNAKDSTDERTLTFAAKGDDVDMLADVKQMAAAAAAGGQAISTLENQLRPIDRYAIRFLELWDPIIDKAAMECEVRFEEAEWELDRIEKYKEEMEAEIDDDEEPLIYETWDADFATEAYRQQVEALAQHQLMEELEAEANEKENADDGYCDPMMIDMPSNPKPKSKKKPKKAKFKSLKKGSLTSELKHVKEEPSVESMSIEDDASYHEEVSAVQRKRRRVETLDIELGKSSKKKSNKLKKAPETCLSDLDSNLSGKQQDDSMESKPCENMVADIEQKPAGRSKMGGRISITAMPVKRVLMIRPEKLKKGNVWSRDCVPPPDSWLPQEDAILCAVVHEYGPHWSLVSETLYGMTAGGFYRGRYRHPVHCCERFRELIQRYVLSTPENPINEKACNTGSGKALLKVTEDNIQKLLNFATEQPDHELLLQKHFTALLSSVWRMTSRTDRQPHFSSSRNGLYFGGRLFSSFNQISLNSMKEPAKRMRITNLSESSRLLASALHEANSRPMDDTVSILNRMENVPSTSEQLEITLEFEKEETDSLVPLPPVINLSIPLSDSQRFITKDVGEENRIKASMNVAESRFRDAARACDEGGLGWASSAFPANDIKLRPGPKPQSLGKHKPSLPDTVKPPRSKLKRTSEHGEIHQHLLAEPVFQSPHAVSPRDPNLKFDLTPAVLQDGWTNDTYGYSISCFDNELSLEIGSLEAVPHNYVPDLISGLDDCSLLPEFTDIG
- the LOC8282163 gene encoding protein PHOTOPERIOD-INDEPENDENT EARLY FLOWERING 1 isoform X3 produces the protein MKDNCLLETEMGESKNQPDTSLDPAKEHALFDFNEEQEDGDFVLVNGEEKDDETTLSEEEELEKDDPTNPKNEILLLQKESEMPLIELLARYNEEFNNEVSEDESEYTSALSDNLLDSPDKQDVELRQQDVSMDENVEPGKSLPVLDHSVNEQERNEKIAEEGNESENRIADAAAAARSAQPTGNTFSTTKVRTKFPFLIKYPLREYQHIGLDWLVTMYEKRLNGILADEMGLGKTIMTIALLAHLACEKGIWGPHLIVVPTSVMLNWETEFLKWCPAFKILTYFGSAKERKLKRQGWLKPNSFHVCITTYRLVIQDSKVFKRKKWKYLILDEAHLIKNWKSQRWQTLLNFNSKRRILLTGTPLQNDLMELWSLMHFLMPHIFQSHQEFKEWFSNPISGMVEGQERVNKEVVDRLHNVLRPFILRRLKRDVEKQLPMKHEHVIYCRLSKRQRNLYEDFIASSETQATLASASFFGMISIIMQLRKVCNHPDLFEGRPIISSFDMIGIDFQLNSSVCSMLSPGPFSSVDLSGLGLLFTHLDFNMTSWECDEINAIATPSRLIEERANIDSIEEIGPQSKQRKRLPGTNIFEEIRKALFEERLREARERAASIAWWNSLRCRKKPIYSTNLQELLTIKNPVDDIYCQKVDRVSYLYSSKLADVILSPVERFHRMTDLVESFMFAIPAARAPVPTCWCSKTGSSVFLHPTYKEKCSELLLPLLSPIRPAIIRRQVYFPDRRLIQFDCGKLQKLAVLLRRLKSEGHRALIFTQMTKMLDILEAFINLYGYTYMRLDGSTQPEQRQTLMQRFNTNPKIFLFILSTRSGGVGINLFGADTVIFYDSDWNPAMDQQAQDRCHRIGQTREVHIYRLISESTIEENILKKANQKRALDDLVIQSGGYNTEFFKKLDPMELFSGHKALPAKNAQKEKILSHGNEDSLSNADVEAALKYAEDEADYMALKKVEQEEAVDNQEFTEAIGKLEDDELVNDDDLKADEPTDLEMTIQNKDSGTDLNAKDSTDERTLTFAAKGDDVDMLADVKQMAAAAAAGGQAISTLENQLRPIDRYAIRFLELWDPIIDKAAMECEVRFEEAEWELDRIEKYKEEMEAEIDDDEEPLIYETWDADFATEAYRQQVEALAQHQLMEELEAEANEKENADDGYCDPMIRIDMPSNPKPKSKKKPKKAKFKSLKKGSLTSELKHVKEEPSVESMSIEDDASYHEEVSAVQRKRRRVETLDIELGKSSKKKSNKLKKAPETCLSDLDSNLSGKQQDDSMESKPCENMVADIEQKPAGRSKMGGRISITAMPVKRVLMIRPEKLKKGNVWSRDCVPPPDSWLPQEDAILCAVVHEYGPHWSLVSETLYGMTAGGFYRGRYRHPVHCCERFRELIQRYVLSTPENPINEKACNTGSGKALLKVTEDNIQKLLNFATEQPDHELLLQKHFTALLSSVWRMTSRTDRQPHFSSSRNGLYFGGRLFSSFNQISLNSMKEPAKRMRITNLSESSRLLASALHEANSRPMDDTVSILNRMENVPSTSEQLEITLEFEKEETDSLVPLPPVINLSIPLSDSQRFITKDVGEENRIKASMNVAESRFRDAARACDEGGLGWASSAFPANDIKLRPGPKPQSLGKHKPSLPDTVKPPRSKLKRTSEHGEIHQHLLAEPVFQSPHAVSPRDPNLKFDLTPAVLQDGWTNDTYGYSISCFDNELSLEIGSLEAVPHNYVPDLISGLDDCSLLPEFTDIG